In Carassius gibelio isolate Cgi1373 ecotype wild population from Czech Republic chromosome B20, carGib1.2-hapl.c, whole genome shotgun sequence, the following are encoded in one genomic region:
- the LOC127983912 gene encoding biogenesis of lysosome-related organelles complex 1 subunit 2, which yields MAATGEEAAAMESISKAPVPPTDLTVEHETEAAANDATDNQKAKRSSNNNDGGVETAEEATEPAQPQINELCRDMFDKMAVFLQGELTATCEDYKLLENMNKLSSLKYMEMKDISINISRNLQDLNQKYASLQPYLDQINQIEEQVTALEQAAYKLDTYSKKLEAKFKKLEKR from the exons ATGGCAGCCACGGGAGAGGAGGCCGCGGCGATGGAGAGCATCAGTAAAGCCCCGGTTCCCCCGACAGACCTCACCGTCGAGCACGAGACAGAGGCGGCCGCGAACGATGCGACAGACAACCAAAAAGCCAAAAGATCCAGTAATAACA ATGACGGAGGAGTGGAGACGGCAGAGGAGGCCACTGAACCCGCTCAACCTCAGATCAATGAGCTCTGCAGAGACATGTTTGACAAAATGGCAGTTTTCTTACAGGGAGAGCTCACCG CAACCTGTGAGGACTACAAACTCCTGGAGAACATGAACAAACTCAGCAGTCTGAAGTACATGGAGATGAAGGACATATCCATCAACATCAGCCGCAATCTACAAGATCTCAACCAGAAAT ATGCCAGTTTGCAGCCTTATCTGGATCAGATTAACCAGATCGAGGAGCAGGTTACGGCTCTGGAACAGGCTGCTTATAAACTAGACACATATTCAAAGAAACTGG AGGCCAAGTTTAAGAAACTGGAGAAGCGGTGA